TTTTCGATGCCGGTCCCTCGGACAGTTTCGACCGCTTCTGCATATGTCTGACGTACGTCTGCCGGAATTCGCGTTACGCTGGCGGCGGCTTTTTCTTCGAGCTGTTCGGAAAGCATTGGTGTCTCTTCTGTTTGTGTTGTGTCGGAATGTTCGCCTTCAGGACTCGCACTTTCTGAGCATCCGCTGACTACCACGACGAAAATGGTGAAGGCAAATGGAATTGTTCTGGTGTTCATATCTTTTCTTCGTTTTGAGGTTTGGGGGTTGGGTTTACATCGGATCACATTCATCGATGACCTTCACGCTGTTGAAGTACAGGTGTTAGGCAGAACTTTGAGCCTTCAAGGCCACGGGATTTTCCTTGCTGCGTAGGATCTGAGGGAATTTGCTGTAGCGAGAAAACAGGTTTACCACAGCGATGACCACGATCCCGGCCGCGATGTAAACGAGCGGCCATTTGGGGTTTGTTCGCAGAAGAAATTCCGAGAACAAAGCACCAATCATCGCACCCGCCGCGTAGAGGCTGTTGAATGTATACAGGAGTCTGGATTTTTCGTTTCCATCCTTTTTCAACAGCAGGATTAACGCATTCGTAAACAACGAAATTGAGGCGTAGCCGATGATAAAACCTGTTGTGATCCTGAAGAAGGTTGGATCAATTCCAATAGGTTTTGCCATATCGACAAACGCTGCGACTGAGACGGGCCAAGCTGCAAACTTTGAAATGGTAAACCGGACAAGGACAAGACCTGAGATGGAATTCAGCAAGGTCAGTAGCGGCTTCATCGTGGAATTCTTTCGTGAGGGTAGCGGACAAAGGGCGATTGGATTTAGTGACGCTGACTGCCTCAGGGGCTGTCGCGGTTGTCAGGCTTCTGGTGATTTCAGATAGGGCTCAATCAACGTTTTTCTGCAGTTCGGCTTCGACGATGTTTTCGGCGAAGCTTCGATAGGCGTCACCAACTTGTTGGGCCACCGGATCGGGCCACGCATGGAATCGCCCATCGGCAATCGCGTCGAAGACGGCATCTGCCACCATCGACGGCGGCGAGGCGTTGTCACCAAAGCCGGCTTCCTGGCCCATGTCTGTTTGAATGGGGCCGGGGTGCACACTGACGACGAGTGTGCCCTGCTCTCGCAGTGAATCTCGTAGTCCTTGCGTGATTGAGTAACTTGCTGCCTTGGATGCGCAGTAAGTGGTCTTGTCTGCGAATGTCTTGACCGAAGCGATACTGTTTAGCTGAGCGATGACGCCGCCACCGTTCGCTTTCAGTACGGGAGCAAACGCCTGAGCGACCCGCATGAGGCCGTATACGTTTGCGTTGATTTCGAACTGCAAAGCTTCGATCGCGCCTTCGTCTAACGCGGTGCTGATCTTCATGACGCCAGCGTTGTTGATAACAACATCGACGTCGGTTGCCGTTTTCGCTGCCGCAACGATAGAAGCGGGGTCGTTGAGGTCAAGGCGGATCGGTACGACGCGGTCACCATGCTTCTTAACGAGTGGCTCAGCGGACTCTGTCTTTCTGACGGCGGCGTAAACCTTCTTCGCGCCTCGCTGAAACGCCTCTTCAAGAATCGCTTTCCCGATGCCGCGGTTCGCCCCGGTCACCAACACTGTTTTGTTTTTTACGTCGAATGTCATCTGTCTGTCCCTAAGTGATCAAAAAATGGAGAGGTGTTGTCCTGGTACACTTGCCGAAGTTCCTGGCGTTTGGGCTTCCAGATTTATTCGGCTACGCAGCAGCCCACACGTCTCAGTCGGTTATGTCGCTATTTATTGTTTTGACCAATTGGTCAAATTGAGGGCAAAAAAAAGAGGAGGTTTAATCCTCTGGACCATCTGACGGTTCCTAACGCCATTCCTTACTACGTATCCCAGCTTTTTGGGGGTTTACTGTATGTCTACGAAATCAGACCGATCGCCTGCTGGGCCACTTGTCGCAAAGCCGTTTTTCCGAACGCCCCGCGACCCAGCACGCGAATTCCAACCAGCAGGGCAACCAGAGCATTCGCCGTTGGGCGCGTGTCGACCGAGTCTGGAATGCTGCCAAGTTCCTTGCCTCGCTTAATTCGTCCCTCAAAAAAAGTGACGACTTCCTTAATCCCCTCAGAGACGAGCTGTTTGACGTCATCGTCATGAGACGAATATTCGAGAGCGGTATTGAACAGCAGGCAGCCCTTTTTGTTGGGATCGTCCAGCGTGGCCTTTACCAATGAGTCGAAGAGCATGGTGATCGCTTCACGCGGATCTTCGACGGTCTCCAGCATTTGCAGTTTACTTGTCCTTCGATCACCGCCGTATTTCGACAGTGCACGCACGAAGAGGTCATGCTTCCCGTCAAACGCGTTATAGAGGCTGCCTCGCTTGATGCCTGTAGCATCCGTAATGTCAGAGATCGATGTCGCGGCGTAGCCCTTCTCCCAGAAGACCTCCATCGCCTGCTCGATGACGTCCGATTCTTCGAATGATTTTTCCCACGGCATTAGTTTATCTCACTGCATTTGTGCCTTGCTTAGCCCACTCTATGTGGTTTTGACTGATTAGTCAAGATAATACTTAACATTAGTTCAGATGGTCGTTCACTGTTCAGTCTGTAGCCGGGGAGCCGCGGCAGCCCGGGAGTCGCTGCGGGCGGGGATTACGGGAAGCGAGCGCGCATGTCCCGCGTTCCCGCCCTTCGCAAGTGACAGCTCACCCAGCGAACGCTTTGGAATCAGTTGCAACGATGTCGGAACGTTCGTGTCATTGGCACGGCTTTTTTGATGCAGGCGAGCCACCGTTCACATGTCGATTCAGGTCGCGACTCATTTTCGATCGATGAGTTTCCTCATGTCGTCGGTGATGGGCATGACTTCGAAGTCTTTGAAGAACATTTCGCAGTCGGTGCCGCCATGCATTTGCAGGCCCAGCTTGCCCGTTTTTTCGCACGCTTCGTCAACGAAATCTGACGTGCAGAATCCGTTGAGCGTTTGGACCAGCCGGTCGCCATACGCGGTGGTGCAGGTGGTGTTCCACTGATCATCTTTGTTGCGGACCTTTTCAATGAACTCATCGTTCGTGACCACCCAGCCGCGACCGGGAATCGTTTTTCCGTCAACGATGCCAGCGGTGTGCCAGAGGGCGGAGTCTTTGCCGTTGTTGGCAATTTCGTTTTGGAAGCCTCGCAGGACCCACGGGGCGCTCGTTTCTTCCGCGCGAAAATACAAGGCGCTGTTGCCGCCGTGCATGCGATACGTGACGCGAGCAATGAAGTTGTCGTAGTTCCTGTTGGAAATGACCAGACCATCCTTGCCCTGACTCTTGGTGTGGACGCCGTGCAATACACCGTCTTTGTTGAATGACCATTCTTCCGGAAGTACGAATTTGGCGTCGGCGAGTTTGTAGTTGCCGTCATCACCTTTGACGAAGAACGGCTCCCATTTGCTTTCGCCCAGATCTTTAATGCGAATGTTTTTCCAGGCGACGGAACCGGATTTTCCGGAGTGAATCTGCAGCCCGATAAAGCCCTTCATCGCGACGCTGTCGAACATGTCGACGACCAGCTTACCGTTTAGCCATGTTTTGATGGACGGTCCGACGCACTGAATTTCGACGTCGTTCCATTCACCTTCCTTTGTGCTGGCCTGAGCGGCATCGAGTCGTTCCTGTGGTGTGTGGGCGTCGAGCCAGATGATGCCGAATTTGTGGCCGCGACGTCCTTCATCGTAGATGCGACCGGTCACATCCCCGACCGGACTTATTTCATACTGATAGCCGTACACTCGTTCGCCATCACCTTCCGGACGGGCGGCGGAGCGGAACTGGACGCCGGAGTTGCCGGCTTCAAGGAATTTGTATTGGAGCTTCAGAACAAAGTTGCCAAACGGTTTTTCTGAGCACAGGAACGTATTGCCTGGTGTATCCGGAATGCACTTGCCAACAATCGAACCATCCCTGACCTCGTATTCCGCTGATCCACCTCGTTTTTTCCAGCCGGTCAGATCACGGCCGTTAAACAAGGAAGTAAATCCGTCTTCGACATCTGCGGCCGACGCGGTCAGTCCGCTGAAGGCCAAAAGTCCGACCATCATCGCCATTACAAAGCGTTTTCGCATTTTCGTTTTTTCTTGAAGGGGTACTTGTGGATGAAGACTGAATCCCAGCCCTCGCCAATTCTTTTGTCTGGGCCACTATGCGCTGTTCCGAGCAGCAGCAGCCCTGATCTCGAGCAGTTTCAAAGCGTGAATTTCTCCCCATGACTTCAACGCAGCCAACACAGGTTTGAGAGACTCACCTTCTTCGGTTAACTCGTATTCGACTCGCGGCGGCACTTCTGCGTAAACGATTCGGTTCACCAGACCACTGGCCTCAAGTTCGCGAAGTTGTTTCGTCAGCATCCGCTGTGTGACGCATCCGATTTTGCGTTTGAGTTCACTGAAACGCAGCCGACCATCGAGTAGGTAGAAAAGCACAATGCCTTTCCACTTTCCACCGATCAACTCCAGTGTCGCCTCAACAGGGCATGCGGGCAGTACATAGTTTGAGTGCCGGTTTTTGATGTCGGTATCCATTTTGTGCCTACGTGTCCGAAATGTGCGTTCTTGTTCTGTTGAGAGGTACGTCTATTATGTTGGCGTGTTCGAGCCGTGGCAACACAGCGAAGGAAATCGACCAGCGACAGCTGAGATCCTTTCCGCAGCGATTGCCGCCCCAAAATTCCAATACGTAAACCATTCAATCTCAGAGAAAGTGAACCGATGAAATCAATGCTCATCACAGCTTATGGCGAAGACGCCGTTTTTGAAGCCGGCGAAGTTCAGAAGCCAGCCGTCACCCCCGGACACGTCTTGGTGAAGATCGCGGCGTCCAGCGTGAACACCGTGGACACCATGATCCGCAAGATGGGTAAGGATCTGCCGCTATCTCCCGACACACCCGCCATCCTCGGGGTGGACTTCGCGGGAACAGTTGAAGCTGTTGGCGATGGCGTGAACGACTTTTCAGTCGGCGATGAAGTTTACGGCTGCGCTGGCGGCTTAGCCGACTTGCCGGGCACGCTGGCCGAATACATCGTTGCCGACGTCGATTTGATCGCGAAAAAGCCAGGCAACCTTTCCATGCGTGAAGCGGCCGCTTTGCCGCTGGTCGCAATCACAGCGTACGAAGGGCTGACTCGCGCTGGCATCAAGCAAGGTCAAAAAGTTCTGGTGCACGGTGGATCCGGCGGCGTCGGCCATGTGGCGGTACAGCTTGCCAAACATTTTCGCGCGGACGTGTATTCCACCGGAGGCGGCGACAAGCAACTGGCGCTGATCGAAAAGCTTGGCGCAACCGGCATCAATTACAAAACAGAATCGGTTGAGCAGTACGTTGCGAAACACACCGATGGGGCTGGTTTCGACATTGTGTT
This DNA window, taken from Fuerstiella marisgermanici, encodes the following:
- a CDS encoding 3-keto-disaccharide hydrolase; this translates as MRKRFVMAMMVGLLAFSGLTASAADVEDGFTSLFNGRDLTGWKKRGGSAEYEVRDGSIVGKCIPDTPGNTFLCSEKPFGNFVLKLQYKFLEAGNSGVQFRSAARPEGDGERVYGYQYEISPVGDVTGRIYDEGRRGHKFGIIWLDAHTPQERLDAAQASTKEGEWNDVEIQCVGPSIKTWLNGKLVVDMFDSVAMKGFIGLQIHSGKSGSVAWKNIRIKDLGESKWEPFFVKGDDGNYKLADAKFVLPEEWSFNKDGVLHGVHTKSQGKDGLVISNRNYDNFIARVTYRMHGGNSALYFRAEETSAPWVLRGFQNEIANNGKDSALWHTAGIVDGKTIPGRGWVVTNDEFIEKVRNKDDQWNTTCTTAYGDRLVQTLNGFCTSDFVDEACEKTGKLGLQMHGGTDCEMFFKDFEVMPITDDMRKLIDRK
- a CDS encoding winged helix-turn-helix transcriptional regulator, which produces MDTDIKNRHSNYVLPACPVEATLELIGGKWKGIVLFYLLDGRLRFSELKRKIGCVTQRMLTKQLRELEASGLVNRIVYAEVPPRVEYELTEEGESLKPVLAALKSWGEIHALKLLEIRAAAARNSA
- a CDS encoding TetR/AcrR family transcriptional regulator, with amino-acid sequence MPWEKSFEESDVIEQAMEVFWEKGYAATSISDITDATGIKRGSLYNAFDGKHDLFVRALSKYGGDRRTSKLQMLETVEDPREAITMLFDSLVKATLDDPNKKGCLLFNTALEYSSHDDDVKQLVSEGIKEVVTFFEGRIKRGKELGSIPDSVDTRPTANALVALLVGIRVLGRGAFGKTALRQVAQQAIGLIS
- a CDS encoding SDR family oxidoreductase, whose amino-acid sequence is MTFDVKNKTVLVTGANRGIGKAILEEAFQRGAKKVYAAVRKTESAEPLVKKHGDRVVPIRLDLNDPASIVAAAKTATDVDVVINNAGVMKISTALDEGAIEALQFEINANVYGLMRVAQAFAPVLKANGGGVIAQLNSIASVKTFADKTTYCASKAASYSITQGLRDSLREQGTLVVSVHPGPIQTDMGQEAGFGDNASPPSMVADAVFDAIADGRFHAWPDPVAQQVGDAYRSFAENIVEAELQKNVD
- a CDS encoding zinc-dependent alcohol dehydrogenase family protein, coding for MKSMLITAYGEDAVFEAGEVQKPAVTPGHVLVKIAASSVNTVDTMIRKMGKDLPLSPDTPAILGVDFAGTVEAVGDGVNDFSVGDEVYGCAGGLADLPGTLAEYIVADVDLIAKKPGNLSMREAAALPLVAITAYEGLTRAGIKQGQKVLVHGGSGGVGHVAVQLAKHFRADVYSTGGGDKQLALIEKLGATGINYKTESVEQYVAKHTDGAGFDIVLDSVGGENLTNSFEAAALSGQVATTVSLCELDLTPAHFKGLSLHVVFMLIPMLHSHRREDHARILRELATIAESGSLKPVLDEKQFSLEEAGDAHARLESGKAMGKVVISN